AGCCTACCTATGAGGGATTGAAACTTATCTCGGCTACTCCTTTTACGCCGTCTTTTACATGTTTTTAGCCTACCTATGAGGGATTGAAACTTTACTGNNNNNNNNNNNNNNNNNNNNNNNNNNNNNNNNNNNNNNNNNNNNNNNNNNNNNNNNNNNNNNNNNNNNNNNNNNNNNNNNNNNNNNNNNNNNNNNNNNNNNNNNNNNNNNNNNNNNNNNNNNNNNNNNNNNNNNNNNNNNNNNNNNNNNNNNNNNNNNNNNNNNNNNNNNNNNNNNNNNNNNNNNNNNNNNNNNNNNNNNNNNNNNNNNNNNNNNNNNNNNNNNNNNNNNNNNNNNNNNNNNNNNNNNNNNNNNNNNNNNNNNNNNNNNNNNNNNNNNNNNNNNNNNNNNNNNNNNNNNNNNNNNNNNNNNNNNNNNNNNNNNNNNNNNNNNNNNNNNNNNNNNNNNNNNNNNNNNNNNNNNNNNNNNNNNNNNNNNNNNNNNNNNNNNNNNNNNNNNNNNNNNNNNNNNNNNNNNNNNNNNNNNNNNNNNNNNNNNNNNNNNNNNNNNNNNNNNNNNNNNNNNNNNNNNNNNNNNNNNNNNNNNNNNNNNNNNNNNNNNNNNNNNNNNNNNNNNNNNNNNNNNNNNNNNNNNNNNNNNNNNNNNNNNNNNNNNNNNNNNNNNNNNNNNNNNNNNNNNNNNNNNNNNNNNNNNNNNNNNNNNNNNNNNNNNNNNNNNNNNNNNNNNNNNNNNNNNNNNNNNNNNNNNNNNNNNNNNNNNNNNNNNNNNNNNNNNNNNNNNNNNNNNNNNNNNNNNNNNNNNNNNNNNNNNNNNNNNNNNNNNNNNNNNNNNNNNNNNNNNNNNNNNNNNNNNNNNNNNNNNNNNNNNNNNNNNNNNNNNNNNNNNNNNNNNNNNNNNNNNNNNNNNNNNNNNNNNNNNNNNNNNNNNNNNNNNNNNNNNNNNNNNNNNNNNNNNNNNNNNNNNNNNNNNNNNNNNNNNNNNNNNNNNNNNNNNNNNNNNNNNNNNNNNNNNNNNNNNNNNNNNNNNNNNNNNNNNNNNNNNNNNNNNNNNNNNNNNNNNNNNNNNNNNNNNNNNNNNNNNNNNNNNNNNNNNNNNNNNNNNNNNNNNNNNNNNNNNNNNNNNNNNNNNNNNNNNNNNNNNNNNNNNNNNNNNNNNNNNNNNNNNNNNNNNNNNNNNNNNNNNNNNNNNNNNNNNNNNNNNNNNNNNNNNNNNNNNNNNNNNNNNNNNNNNNNNNNNNNNNNNNNNNNNNNNNNNTCCTCTAGTTTTTAGCCTACCTATGAGGGATTGAAACCCTGTCCGCTCATCGACGACACCAGGGACAAAGTTTCGTTTTTAGCCTACCTATGAGGGATTGAAACGCAAGCTTTCGCAGATATTTCGCTTCGGTGTATCTGGTTTTTAACCTACATATAAGGGATTGAAACCAAGGTATTCTTGTAAGAAGGACAAGGTTATTAACTTAATAAACAGAGCGAAAAAAGGAGAAACGAAAATTGATGTAGAAATGAGTAAATCTAATAAATGGTTATCTCTTGCATGAAAGGGGGTAAAAATTTGGGGTTGATGCAGGAAAGCTTCAGTAAAGAAGAAAAAATATTGCTTTTAGCTTCAGTTCTGCATGATATTGGTAAGTTTTATCAGAGGATAGGCGACAAAAATACTAGAGCAAAGATAGAAAAAGAATATGGCACATTGATAAAATCTGAGGGTGCATACGGTCCAAGACACCAGGAGTGGGGAGCGTATTTCTGTGAGAAGAATGTCGGAATAAGCGAAGTAATAAGTGCAGTGAGAAACCACCATGACCCTATAAATATAATAGACTTGATTGTTGCGATTGCTGATAAGATTTCAGCATATGAAAGAGAAGATATTGATGAAGATGAAGGGAAAGCAAAACAATTAATTTCTATCTTTTCAAATATTGAACTAGACGGTATCGGAGCAGAAAAATTGCATTATAAAGAAATAGGGCCGATTTATAAATATCAGAAGCCCACTGATGAAATTTTAAATGAAAGGGAATGCGAAAAGAGGTACTCCGAGTTGTGGAAAGAATTTGAGGAAAATTTTAAGAAGATAAATTGTTATGATGATATTGCAGAGCTTAACAAGCTTTTGTATTTGCTTGAAGAATATACCTCTAACATTCCTTCGGCCTTCTATTATTCTAGGCCTGATATATCTCTATGGGGGCATTTAAAATCTACTGCTGCCGTGGCATTTTGTATTTTCAGAGAAGAAAAAGAAAGAAGAAAATTAGATTCTATCCACGACAAATTAAAAAGGAAGATAATTCCCTCCAAAGGAGAAGGCAAGTATTTTTGCTTGGTAAAGGGTGATATTTCCGGAATACAGGACTTTGTTTATGACACCAAAATGGATGGCGCCACGAAAGCATTAAGAGGAAGGTCTTTCTACATCTCCTATATTATGGACTTGATAGCAAAATACATATTAAGGACTGAAAAATTGCCGCTCACTAACTTGTTATTCTCAGGCGGTGGCCATTTCTATCTGTTGATGCCCGTAAGCTTTATGGGAAAAGTTGGAGAATATCAGAAGTTTATCGACGAAGTGTTTTTTGAGGCTCACAAGGGGAGACTTTCGGTATCGTTAGGAGCGGTAGAGGCGGATGTAAATGACCTTATATGTAATTTCCCTGAAAAAATGGACGAAGCAAGCAGAGAAGTTCAGCATAAGAAAAACAACAAATTTTACGAGCTGGTAAAAAATAAGAGTATATTTAAGATAAAAGAAGAGCCGGGCAAGAACGTATGTCCTCACTGCGGAAGGTATTATGATGACGAATGTCATTTCTGCATCAGTTTTGAAGAACTGGGCGAAGACCTTATAAAGAAGAGATGTTTGTATGAGAAACATGTTGTCCCTGAAAAATTGAGTATGAATAAGTGCTTTGATGTCTTTAAATGCTTTGGAGTTGAAGTAGAATTTCTGGATATTCCCAAAAAGGGCTTTTGTTATGATTTAAAGAAAGAAAGGCACGAAAAGTTTGATTTCGATAGTTTTACTTACTATTTGAAGGTGCCTACTTATATGAAATTGGATGAAAAAAGCGGAAAAATAATAAGCTTCGATGAAATAAGTAAAAGTGCTAAAGGGATAAAAACATGGGGAATATTGAGAGGAGATGTTGACAATCTAGGGAGGATTTTTAGAGAAGGGTTGGAGGATAACAGGACGATATCGAGAGTGCTTACTTTGTCTTCCGAGCTTTCAGTGTTTTTCGGCAAGTATCTGGAGGATGTCATAAAAGAAGAATACGAGTATTGCTATGCGATATATGCCGGTGGCGATGATTTCTTCTTTGTGGGTCCGTGGGACAAAATGCCGTATTTAGCGTTTGAAATAAGGAGGCTTTTTAAAGAATATACAGGGAATAATCCGGTGCTCAATATATCGATGGCCTTTGACATTTCGCCTGATGAGAAGTTTCCTCTGTATAAAGTGGCTGTTGAAGCTGGAGAACATCTAGATGAGGCAAAGGCTTATGAGAGAGAAGGAATGAGGAAAAATTGTTTTTCATTTTGCGGTTGCAATATAGGGTGGGAAGAAGCTGATAAATTTATAAAGTTAAAAGAATTGATTGTGAGTGCTTTAAATAGTAAGGTGCCAAGGTCTTTGATAAATATAATTTATAAAGCTGTGAAAGATTCAAAAATATCCGAAAGGCGAAACGAAATTTTTAAAGTGTGGAAACTTGTCTATTATATTTCTAGGTTGAAGAAAAGGGGAACAGAAAATGTGAAAGACTATATCGAAGAAATTCAGGACTTGTTATTAGATAAAGGGAATAGGTTATACAAGTTTTCTTATGTTTCGACAAGATGGGCAGAATTGGAGACAAGAAAAGCAGGGGAGGGTAATTAAATGCAGGATAACCATAAGAATAACAAATGGAATCAGGAGGGACAAGATGTAAATCTTTTGCTTGATTATGTTTTGAAGAATATAGAAATAGCTATCAATAAAGAGAAGGACAAAAGAGGCGATGTGTTTATTAAATGTGCAGAAAATTTTGGTGAGGTATTAAAATTAAAAAAGGTAAGTTATTCAATGATAAGAAGGGTCTATAACGAAGCCAAAAGAATAAGTAGGGAGAAATTTTGCGATGAAACGATTTACAAATTGAAGGTTTTAAAGTCGCTGATTGCCTATACAGAGGGTAGGTTTAATGAACTTAGAAAAGTTAAATTTTCGGAAGTACTTTCACGAGCAATCAATGAGGCTGAAAAGAATGAAGACAATTATAGGAGGTTTTTCGACTTTTTCCAGGCAGTTATAGCATATCACAGAGCAAAAGGCGGAAAAGAATAAGGGTTAGGGGGTATGTTTAATATGAAAAATTTCAGTTACATATTAAAGGGCAAATATATAATTAACTTTGATATAATTGCCAAAACGGGTTTACATATAGGTGCTTCCAGTAACAGCATAGACATAGGCGGCGTTGATAATGCCGTTATAAAAGACGAAGAAGGCAAACCTTATATTCCTGGAAGCAGTTTAAAAGGGAAAATGAGGTCTTTGATGGAGTATGCCGAAGGACTCATTAAACCTGAAGAACTTATTTTTTCAAAAGAGAGCAAAGATGATCCGATAAGGATACATATGTGCGACAAAGAAGATTGTGCGGTTTGCAATATATTTGGGCGAAACCACGGAAAACGTAAGTTTGTCACCGGAAAAGAAGTGGTGTTTGAGAATCTCACGCCGACTAGGCTTATTGTTAGAGATGCGAAGCTTGATAAAAACAGCATAACTGAAGAGATGAAAGAAAATATTGATTTGGAATGGACTGAAGTAAAATTCGAAAACAACCTGGACAGAATTACTTCTTCTGCTAACCCGAGGCAGACCGAGAGAGTGCCGGCAGGCGCAAAGTTTAAGGGCGAAATGGTGCTAAATGTCCTCAATGATGAAGGGACAAAGTATTTGAATAAAGTTATCCAGGCGATGAAGCTTTTGGAGGATGATTACCTCGGAGGACAGGGAAGCAGAGGATACGGCAAGATAAAGTTTGAGAATATAAAAATTACTTTTAGGGACAAGGAATATTATGAGGAAGGAAGAGGAGAGAAAGTAATAGTAGAAAATGCGAAAGACCTAAGTGAGATAAAGCTATAAGCGAGCGATGGTGAAAGATATGAAAAAATACAGGGTGAAATTGAAGTTTAAAGGCCCCGTGCATTTCGGGTATAAAGAAAAGATGGACAACTTAACGGAATATGTAGTCCACTCCGACACAATCTTTAGCGGCATAATGTCTTGCTACAATCTGCTTTATGGCAAAGATAAAGCTGATAAATTGGCGGATAATTTTGTTAATGGTGTTTATCTTTTTGAGAATTCCTCCGCTTTTATATACGTCGGAGAAGATTATTTATTGCCGAGGCCTATAAATTTAGATTTGTATGATTTAGTAGGAGATTATAAAAAGGCTAAAAAAGTCAAGTATATTTCGGAGGATATACTTGGTGATAAATGCAGATCGGGAGTTTGCAAAGGACAGTTCTTATTGAAAGGGGATTATAAGGGCGACGTTGTCAGAATTCTGGAAAGGCCTAGAGTGGTTCTGGACAGGTTGAGCAATAGCAGTAATATATACTATATTAGCAGCTGCGTTTTTGATGAAAATGCAGGGCTTTGGTTTTATTTGAAAGTAGATCCCTCTGTAGAAAGAGAAATATTAGCAGCTATAAGGCTTCTTGGAGATGAAGGCCTGGGGGGAGAAAGGACCTACGGGCTTGGTTGTTTTGAACCCACTTTTGTAGAGGCTAAAGATGACGAAAAAAGTTCAGATGAGTATCTGTTGCTTTCACTTTACAGTCCATCACAGGAGGACGATCTTAGAGATTCTTTGTTTGGTTATGACTTTATAGAAAGGGGAGGTTATGTTTACTCGATTTACAGCAGCGATATCAAAAAAAGACGAATCAGAATGCTGGTAGAGGGAAGCGTTTTTAGAAAAAAATTAAGGGGAACTGTAATAGATGTAACACCAGAAGGTTTTGAAGGGCATAGAGTTTTAAGATACGGGGTGGCATTTTTGAAGCCTTTATAAAGGGAAGAGGTGTTTTGTATTGAAAGGCTATGAGATTGAAGTAATTTCTCCCTTAAATATTGGAAACGGCATTAGGAAAATGTCCTTTGAATATGTGTGCAGAGAGGGACGGCTAAAGTATATAGATATCTATAAATTGCTTAAAGACATCAGCAGGAGTAAAGTCTTAGTTGATGGAGTTATATGTGGATTCAGAAACGGTTATGTGGATTGGAAAGCTTTGAGGATAAATGTCGACAATTACATTAAATATATATTGGAATGTGTAGGAACTTCAGCAGTTAAAGGCGAAATAGTAGAATTCATAAAGACTGCAGGAAAACCGTACATACCGGGCAGTTCCATAAAGGGTGCTGTAAGGAGTTCCATCACAAGGGGGTTGTACAGCAGTGTAAAACAAGTTTACACATCAGCAATTGATAAGGAATCCGACCCTAAAAGGGCTGATGACAGAGCAGAAGAAAACGTTTTCGGCAAACCGCACAGCTCGCCTTTCAGGTTTTTGCTTATAGGGGACACGGAGCCCTTTGACGTAGAGGATATGGGAATCTATGAGATGAAGATTTTGAATATATGTAACGGCAGGGTAAAATGGTACAACAGAGCAAGAAACTTTGATAATCCAAAAGATGCTCTTTCGATTTTTTTGGAAGCATTGAAAAAAAGAAGTAAGGGTAAAGGATTTTTGAGCATTGATGGAAGGATTAACGACAGTTTTATTATAAGCGAAGGAAAGATTAAGAGGGCAAATGACATAAAAAATTTTGTGAGCTTAATAAGAAAAGATATTAATAACTATATCGAAAGGGAGATAAAGTTTTATGAGAAGTTTTCGATGTACGATATAAGTAACTTTTACAAACAGTTAAAAGACTTGAGTAACCAGCTGAAAGACAACGAAATATTGATACAAATCGGCTTTGGTAGTGGCTTCAACAGTAAGACAATTTCAAGTTTATTCGAAGGCGAAAATAGGCTGAAACTGAAGAAATTCATAAAAAAATTTGATTCTGATGTGTTTCCTAAAACTAGAAGGATTATATTTAAGGACGGCAAACCGTACACTGTGCCGGGTTGGGTAAAAATAAGTTTTTGTTAAAGAGGAATGGTTAATGGATATGCTGAGAATGAAGATAATTTGCAATGCAAAAAAAGGGATATTTTTCGATTCAATGTATAAGCGCTATCTAAAGGCTTTCTTCAAAAAATACTGTAACGACGATTTGTTCGTGTTTTCGGATGTTTTTCCGAAAAAGACAAGGAAGACCGATAGTGGCTTTTGGGCAATTGATAAAATTGCCTTTTATTTTTCGCATCCTGATGTTGAGACTTTGATTGGTCTATCGCTTGGGCTCTTAAAAGGAAAGATAGTTATAACCGATAATCAGGAACTTAAAATTGAAAGGATAGATTTTGTGAAAACAAAGTGTAGTAAAAGTGGTTATTTGTGGTCGCCACTGGTTGTTGTGGATAAAAATTTTAAGCCTGTCGAATACGAAAAAAAGCCGGAGAAATTTAGCGAATTGTTGAGGGCTAATTTGATAGTTAAATACGAAAGAATTTTTCACAGGTACCCTGAGGATGATAGATTTGTTTTTCTTTTTTTTAAGAATGATTTTGAAAAGAAAATTGAGGGAAATTTAGTTGCTTATATGGGGGCTTTTGAGATAATAGGGTCTAAAATGCTTACAGAAGTAGCTTACCTTTGCGGGCTCGGATTTTTCAACGAAGACGGTTACGGGATGATTTCCGAATTCAATTTTATTTGTCAACAAGAAAAGGGAAATTTGGGGTGAATATAGAATAACTAATTCAGTGATTTCTTATAGAAAAAAGAAGGGATGATCGTGAGGATAAAAGTCGCTTTTTCTGCAAAAGAACCTCTAATACTGCCAATTCATTATAACTACATAGTCCAATCGTTTATCTATAAAAATTTGAGTGAGGAGTTTTCGGAGTTTTTGCATAATCAAGGATTTAAATTGGGCAGCAGGAGTTTTAAACTTTTTACTTTTTCGAGATTGCTGGGGCGATTTGAGATTTTGCAGGATAACAAAATCAAAATATATTCTCCATTTGAGTTAATTGTTTCCTCGCCGATTGAAAGGTTTATAAAGGATTTTGCAAGTTCGCTTTTGAAAAATAACAGTCTTGACTTGATGGGCCAGGGCATAGAAATAAATGGAGTTTCTGTTTTGTCGGAGTTAGATAAAGAAAAATGTAAAGACGGCTTGTTTATTAAAATGCTTTCACCTGTTGTTGTCTATAAAACGTATCTTGATGATAGAGGAGGCAAGAAAACATATTATTTCAATCCTAGAGAAGATGAATTTGCTGTGCTGCTCAGGGAAAATTTACTTAAAAAGGCTAAACTGCTGAATATGGTTAATGAGGAGAGCTTGAATTTTAAAATAGAACCTGCATTTGAGTTGGATCAAAAGTACTGCAAAATAATAAAATATAAAGGAACGGTTATTAAAGGCTGGATGGGTGTTTATAAACTTTTTGCAGATTTTCCATTATTAAGGGTTGCGTATGATACTGGATTGGGAAGCAAAAATTCCCAGGGTTTTGGCTGCTTTGAGGTAATAGGAAACTAAAAAGGGGAGACAATGGCGCGAATCTATTTATGGATTTCTCCTTGGAGGTGTAAAGATTGACTTGCCTGATTTATCAGGTTGGGAGATTTGACCAGGGCATAACGAAGGAATACAATTTCGAAATAGGGGGCAAAGGTATAAGAAAGCAGCTTTCTTCGTTTGTACTGAAAGAACATTTAAGAGAAAAGGGAGAAGACGTAAAGGTTATTTTAATATATCCAATCAGTTTGCCCTTTAATAGAAAATTAAAAAAAGAAGAACTGGGGGATTTTTACGAAAAAGTTGAGGCCGGAGGTTGTAAAATATTTTGTGTAAAATAAAAGCTCCTTCTATGTTAGAATATAGAAATATAGAAGAGGAGTAAAGGATATCTTGATTCTATGCGCTGATGCACTTACAGGGATAAAGGAGGCAATCAATGCAGCCTTTCCAAATACCGAGTATCAGAGGTGCATAGTCCACCAGATAAGAAATACGCTGAAATATGTGTCAGATAAGGATCGTAAGGAATTTGCAAAGGATTTAAAACGAATATATACTGCTCCAAACGAAGAGACGGGATATGAACAAATGCTTGAGGTATCAGAAAAATGGGAATATGATAAGGCCCTTTGCCCTGGCAGTCAAGGGTAAAGGCTAAAGCCCGTGCTGCGCACGCCCTTGACAGCCAGACTGCAGGGCCTTTGGGATTCATCAAGGGGTTAAGGGTAAGTGGAGGCAGAGAGGCTCACCCAAACGCATGTTGGTGTAATATTTTACCTTACACAAAAATATTTACACTGCCACGAACATGTAATTGTCTTTTTTCCTATCTTGTAACAATGCCTAATACCGCACCGGTTATTAATTCATTTGAGGACAATTTAATAAGATCCTTTGGACTTCCGACTACTACAGCACCATAGTATTTTATGCCGTTTTCTTTTAAGTAATCGACTGTCCTTTTGAGATTTTTTGAATGATGACTTGGAATGTCACTCAACCGTTCAAGTTCTTTTATAAATTTCTCCTCGCCGTTAGGGTTTTCTAGGTAGGGATTTCCTACCAATCTTTCCGAGAGAAAACTATTTTTCTCGTAATCTTTCTCTGAAAAAACGGAAACGGCCCCCCACATTAATTTTAGGTTTCCAGGAATTTCACCTTTTATTTCGTCAAGTGTTAGAGGTTTTTTGAATGATACAGCCATTTCAACGAGGTTATCGTTTGGCATCTTTTCTAGGGCCTCGAATTCTCTGATGATTATATCGTATTTTGCTGCAGGATGGTAAAATATCAACTTTGGCACAGCATAGGGAACTAAGTATGTTTTGGCCCCCTCAGGAATAACCGTAGATAATTCAAAAGAATTATTTCCCTTTGTTTGTTCTCCTCCCCAGATATCAAAGTCTACGGTTATAATTCCGGCAGGATACGGTTTGTTTACTATCAACCTCAGCAAATAATATTTTTTTTGGCGACCAAATAGTCGAACGTTGTAGCTTTCTCCGCGTATTGCATAAGTGTTGGGCTGGCTAAATTTGACAAGATCCGGATAAAAACTATCTATGCGGTTTTCCTGGTTCTGTAGCATGGTTTCTGGAATTACAAAAAGCAATGCGAAAATGCCTAACGTAATCGCAATGGAAACCAATGCTGTGCGCAGGATGCTTTTAAGACGGGCTTTGCGCAAAAAAGCCTTTTCGTTAAAATCTACATTATGCAACATCAGCTTTTAGCCTCCTCTTCAAGATATTCCTTTATCTTTTTTCTCAGCCTCCAAAGCATTGACTTAACCGAGTCGGTATTGGTGTTTAGCAAAATTGCAATATCTGAGTTCGTCATCTCTAAATTATATTTCAGGTAAAAAAGCTTTTTTTCGGATGGAGTAAGTTTATTGACCACATCTTTTATCGCTTCTTTGTCTTCGATATTGCAAATCGGTGAGAAATTTTGTAAATCATCGAAGGAAGAAACGGCGATTTCCTTTTTATTCCTTCGCATAAAATCGATGAATTTATTTTTTGCCGTTGCGAGGACATAGTATTTTAGTTTTCCTTCCTGGATTCCGTCCAAATGCAGATATGTGGAAAGCAAGGTTTCTTGGGCTATATCTTCCGCGTCGGCTTTCGATATACCTAAGCTAAGCAAATAATGAAATACAAGTTTGAACAAATCCTGCCACATCAATCCCTCCTCCTTGTTAGTGGCTTCATTAAATATTACGTGAAAGAAGGAAGAAAGTAAACAAAGACTTATAACTTCATTTAAGTAATTTTATCGTATAAAACGATAGTATTGAGAAGTAAAAATGGATATTCTGGATATTCTCATAAGAGTATTTAAAATCCGTTAAAATCCAAGCAGGAATTAATGACAATATCGGTGAATTACGATATAAAAAGTGGCTAATAAAAGGGACTCTAAATCTTAACAACGGCCAGATGTAATAATACCCTTGACTTCTGCACTTAATTCATCTAAAATGACAATAGTTCAACTCACTAGAATTTATTTCCTTTCGATGCTTTGTTCTAAGTCGTTGCCCTGAAAAATTTACATTTTGCGGTGACATTATCTTCGCAAGGCAAGACAAATCCAGATTGAAAGGAGGGAATACTCCCGGTTTGGGAAATAATTGCCCAAGGTGGGAGATAAGATGAAGCTTGCAGAAGCATTATTAGAACGAAAAAGGATAAAGGAAGAAATTGCAGCTTTACGTGCACGTGCGTGTTACGATGCAAGAGTGCAAGAAGGCGATGCACCTGCAGAAAATCCGGAACAGTTGATGGAAAAAATACTGGTGCTTGTAGAAAAATTGCAGAAAATAACTACTGCCATTAACAAAACAAATATAGCCGTAAGGCTGCCTGATGGAAGAACGCTGATGGAAGCAATTGTAGAACGTGACATGCTTAAACTATTGCATGAGACGGCTAGAGAAGTAGCTGATGCGGCAGTTGGCGCACGTGAATGGAGAACAACAAAGTCGGAAATAAAATTTATACCGACTATAGACGTTGCAGTATGGCGCAGTCGTGCTGATGAATATGCCAAAAGATACCGCGAATTAGATGCTTCTATCCAGTTAGCTAACTGGGCTAACGAACTGGTGGAAGAATTATAATGTTTTTTTTGGCGTAGCCGGAAGAATCGTTGAGAGCGTCCCCTTAGGTCGAAGGGGAAATCGACCGCCTTTTAAGATAGCTTTGAGATTGCAGGGCTACTAATGCGGTAAAGGTGTAAAGTTCACAGGGTACATGTGTACCGATAAGGTGTAAAGTGTACTACCTGGCGCTGACGACCTTTCGGTGAGGGCGGGAAAGAGGGAGATTGTGTGAAATTTTCTTTTAGAATATCCTTACCCTGTATCCGTTATGGGTTATATTCAAGAAATTTTTAAATTGGAGATAGTATGGAAATGAATTAGGAAGCATCTTCTTACTTCAATAATAGGGCAGTTCCGTTATTGTTCCATACAGTTCATTGAGCTTCTTTATACGCTGCCTCGCTTTATATATAATGTTTTAATCATTCATAGCGCTGCTTGATTATATTTTTAGTTAATTTGAGAGTTATCTTAAATTTTGTATCTGATCGAAATAACGTAACTGGAAAACACGATTATACTTCCCTTGACATATCTTTTTTTTCCATGTTAAAATAACTTCAACGAGATCAGGCGAAAGGCCGGGCGCCTTTGTCGGCGCAGCAAGTCCAATGGACTTGCGGGACTCACATCCCGCAAGTCTTTTTAATATTGTATATATTGTATTATGAAACTGCAGGAGGTTATAGTATTGTCTTATAATTTTATTAAAAAAAGCACCGACTATTTGGTATTGAAGT
This genomic stretch from Caldanaerovirga acetigignens harbors:
- the csm3 gene encoding type III-A CRISPR-associated RAMP protein Csm3 → MKNFSYILKGKYIINFDIIAKTGLHIGASSNSIDIGGVDNAVIKDEEGKPYIPGSSLKGKMRSLMEYAEGLIKPEELIFSKESKDDPIRIHMCDKEDCAVCNIFGRNHGKRKFVTGKEVVFENLTPTRLIVRDAKLDKNSITEEMKENIDLEWTEVKFENNLDRITSSANPRQTERVPAGAKFKGEMVLNVLNDEGTKYLNKVIQAMKLLEDDYLGGQGSRGYGKIKFENIKITFRDKEYYEEGRGEKVIVENAKDLSEIKL
- the cas6 gene encoding CRISPR-associated endoribonuclease Cas6; translated protein: MDMLRMKIICNAKKGIFFDSMYKRYLKAFFKKYCNDDLFVFSDVFPKKTRKTDSGFWAIDKIAFYFSHPDVETLIGLSLGLLKGKIVITDNQELKIERIDFVKTKCSKSGYLWSPLVVVDKNFKPVEYEKKPEKFSELLRANLIVKYERIFHRYPEDDRFVFLFFKNDFEKKIEGNLVAYMGAFEIIGSKMLTEVAYLCGLGFFNEDGYGMISEFNFICQQEKGNLG
- the cas10 gene encoding type III-A CRISPR-associated protein Cas10/Csm1, which gives rise to MQESFSKEEKILLLASVLHDIGKFYQRIGDKNTRAKIEKEYGTLIKSEGAYGPRHQEWGAYFCEKNVGISEVISAVRNHHDPINIIDLIVAIADKISAYEREDIDEDEGKAKQLISIFSNIELDGIGAEKLHYKEIGPIYKYQKPTDEILNERECEKRYSELWKEFEENFKKINCYDDIAELNKLLYLLEEYTSNIPSAFYYSRPDISLWGHLKSTAAVAFCIFREEKERRKLDSIHDKLKRKIIPSKGEGKYFCLVKGDISGIQDFVYDTKMDGATKALRGRSFYISYIMDLIAKYILRTEKLPLTNLLFSGGGHFYLLMPVSFMGKVGEYQKFIDEVFFEAHKGRLSVSLGAVEADVNDLICNFPEKMDEASREVQHKKNNKFYELVKNKSIFKIKEEPGKNVCPHCGRYYDDECHFCISFEELGEDLIKKRCLYEKHVVPEKLSMNKCFDVFKCFGVEVEFLDIPKKGFCYDLKKERHEKFDFDSFTYYLKVPTYMKLDEKSGKIISFDEISKSAKGIKTWGILRGDVDNLGRIFREGLEDNRTISRVLTLSSELSVFFGKYLEDVIKEEYEYCYAIYAGGDDFFFVGPWDKMPYLAFEIRRLFKEYTGNNPVLNISMAFDISPDEKFPLYKVAVEAGEHLDEAKAYEREGMRKNCFSFCGCNIGWEEADKFIKLKELIVSALNSKVPRSLINIIYKAVKDSKISERRNEIFKVWKLVYYISRLKKRGTENVKDYIEEIQDLLLDKGNRLYKFSYVSTRWAELETRKAGEGN
- a CDS encoding RNA polymerase sigma factor, producing MWQDLFKLVFHYLLSLGISKADAEDIAQETLLSTYLHLDGIQEGKLKYYVLATAKNKFIDFMRRNKKEIAVSSFDDLQNFSPICNIEDKEAIKDVVNKLTPSEKKLFYLKYNLEMTNSDIAILLNTNTDSVKSMLWRLRKKIKEYLEEEAKS
- the csm4 gene encoding type III-A CRISPR-associated RAMP protein Csm4; the protein is MKKYRVKLKFKGPVHFGYKEKMDNLTEYVVHSDTIFSGIMSCYNLLYGKDKADKLADNFVNGVYLFENSSAFIYVGEDYLLPRPINLDLYDLVGDYKKAKKVKYISEDILGDKCRSGVCKGQFLLKGDYKGDVVRILERPRVVLDRLSNSSNIYYISSCVFDENAGLWFYLKVDPSVEREILAAIRLLGDEGLGGERTYGLGCFEPTFVEAKDDEKSSDEYLLLSLYSPSQEDDLRDSLFGYDFIERGGYVYSIYSSDIKKRRIRMLVEGSVFRKKLRGTVIDVTPEGFEGHRVLRYGVAFLKPL
- the csm5 gene encoding type III-A CRISPR-associated RAMP protein Csm5, with product MKGYEIEVISPLNIGNGIRKMSFEYVCREGRLKYIDIYKLLKDISRSKVLVDGVICGFRNGYVDWKALRINVDNYIKYILECVGTSAVKGEIVEFIKTAGKPYIPGSSIKGAVRSSITRGLYSSVKQVYTSAIDKESDPKRADDRAEENVFGKPHSSPFRFLLIGDTEPFDVEDMGIYEMKILNICNGRVKWYNRARNFDNPKDALSIFLEALKKRSKGKGFLSIDGRINDSFIISEGKIKRANDIKNFVSLIRKDINNYIEREIKFYEKFSMYDISNFYKQLKDLSNQLKDNEILIQIGFGSGFNSKTISSLFEGENRLKLKKFIKKFDSDVFPKTRRIIFKDGKPYTVPGWVKISFC
- a CDS encoding sigma factor regulator N-terminal domain-containing protein, whose amino-acid sequence is MLHNVDFNEKAFLRKARLKSILRTALVSIAITLGIFALLFVIPETMLQNQENRIDSFYPDLVKFSQPNTYAIRGESYNVRLFGRQKKYYLLRLIVNKPYPAGIITVDFDIWGGEQTKGNNSFELSTVIPEGAKTYLVPYAVPKLIFYHPAAKYDIIIREFEALEKMPNDNLVEMAVSFKKPLTLDEIKGEIPGNLKLMWGAVSVFSEKDYEKNSFLSERLVGNPYLENPNGEEKFIKELERLSDIPSHHSKNLKRTVDYLKENGIKYYGAVVVGSPKDLIKLSSNELITGAVLGIVTR
- the cas6 gene encoding CRISPR-associated endoribonuclease Cas6, which produces MIVRIKVAFSAKEPLILPIHYNYIVQSFIYKNLSEEFSEFLHNQGFKLGSRSFKLFTFSRLLGRFEILQDNKIKIYSPFELIVSSPIERFIKDFASSLLKNNSLDLMGQGIEINGVSVLSELDKEKCKDGLFIKMLSPVVVYKTYLDDRGGKKTYYFNPREDEFAVLLRENLLKKAKLLNMVNEESLNFKIEPAFELDQKYCKIIKYKGTVIKGWMGVYKLFADFPLLRVAYDTGLGSKNSQGFGCFEVIGN
- the csm2 gene encoding type III-A CRISPR-associated protein Csm2, whose translation is MQDNHKNNKWNQEGQDVNLLLDYVLKNIEIAINKEKDKRGDVFIKCAENFGEVLKLKKVSYSMIRRVYNEAKRISREKFCDETIYKLKVLKSLIAYTEGRFNELRKVKFSEVLSRAINEAEKNEDNYRRFFDFFQAVIAYHRAKGGKE